In Acidobacteriota bacterium, the genomic window CGCGCGCCGATCTCGATGGCCTGATCCACGATCGGCGGAACCTCCTCGCTGCGACGGAAGATGTCGACGATCTCGACGGGACGGCCGATCGACAGGAGATCCCGGTGGGACGGCAGGCCGAGGATCTCCCGATGGCCGGGATTGACCGGGATGACCGTGTACCCGCGCGAGATGAGAAACCTCGACACCTCGTTCGAGGGACGGCGCGGGTTCGGCGAGAGACCCACCACCGCGATAATCCTGTAGGCCTCGAGGAGCTGTCGCGGTGTCATGGCGCGGCGAACCTATCAGGTCACCCCCCGCGACGCCACATAGCCCAAATTCACCGGAGGTCACGCCGGTCCACCGGAGGCCCCTATCCATTCCTAGGGGCGAAAGTAGTTAGGACGCCAGAAACTGTGTCGCCATGGTTCGTATCTTTTTGAATTCCCTCAACTTTCCGCTTGACAGCATTCGGACCTCCCCGTAATATGCGGCCTCGTGGAGTGAAGTGGACCATAGTGGTTCATAGGGGTGACCTCAATCCTGTATCTGCGGGGCCGGTGGACAAGTGCTCAGAGGGAGCGCGCTGGCGCGGGTGGACGAAAAGGGACGACTGAAAATCCCTTCCCACTACCGCCAGATCATCGAGGGAAAATTCGGACGGGAATTCTACGTCACGAGTCTCGACGGCAGCTTCGTCCGCCTCTACCCCTTTCCGGTCTGGCTCGAAATCGAAACAAAGCTTCTCAGCGTCCCTTCGTTCGATCCGGTCGTGAGTCGGTTCAGGGAAGCGGTCACGTACTACGGCGCCACCGCCAGCATGGACAAGCAGGGTCGCCTCCTGGTGCAAGCCCCACTCCGGGAAAAATCGAAGATCGTCGAGGAGGTCTCCATCCTCGGTCAGCTGAACTACCTCGACGTCTGGAATCGGAAAAAGCTTGACGAACGCGTCGCCTCGAGAACTTTCACCGAAGAGGACCTCAAGGTCCTCTCGGATCGCGGTTTCTAACAGGAGGCACCCATGCCTCCGGAGCCCAGAGTGTCCCAAGCAGGTTCTCTCGCCCAGAGCCTCCGTCGGGATTCCCTCCTCCGGCAAGACGCCGGGTCCAACCCACCCCTACTACATCCCACCAACCTCCTCCCTCCCCACGCGGGCCCGAAATGGCGCCCTAGCTCCGCAGCGGACCAACGATCCCCGAAACGGGATCGGCGCCTCCGAAAGGGGGATGGTCCCCGCCCACGATCGATTCCGACGGAGGCCCGGGACCCCCATGGTTCCGGCGCCCGGGCCGGCAACGGCCCGCAGAAGAGAGATCCGATCCACGTTCCCGTCATGCTCGGGGAGATGCTCACGGCGATTCTCCCCGAGCGTGAAGGACTCTTCGTGGACACCACGGTGGGCCTCGGCGGACACGCCGAGGCCATCCTGGCGGCATTCCCCAAGAACAGACTGATCGGGATCGACCGCGACGCCTCGGCGCTCGAGGCGTGCGCCGAGAGGCTCCGCCCGTTCGGCGATCGCGTCGAGCTCGTCCACTCCGATCACCGCCGGCTCCCCGAAATCCTCGCCGAGCGCGGCTCGCCAGGCGTCCTCGGCATCCTCGCGGACCTCGGCATCTCGTCGCTCCAGATCGGTGTCCCCGAGCGCGGCTTCTCCTTCCAGCTCGACGGCCCCCTCGACATGCGCATGGATCGCTCCCAAACGCTTACCGCGGCGCGCCTCATCGCCGCGACCGGCGAGGAGGAGCTCGCGCGCATCATCTTCGAGTACGGCGACGAGCGGAAGTCGCGCCGGATCGCGAGGGCCATCGTCCGCGAGAGGGACTCGGGGCCGATCGAGACGACGGCGCACCTGGCGGCGATCGTCGCGCGCGCCGCGGGGGGCGGCGGAAGATGGCAGCGCATCCACCCGGCGACCCGCGTCTTCCAGGCGCTCCGCATCGCCGTCAACGACGAGCTGGCGGGGCTCGACGCCTTCGTCGACGCGACCGCGACGGCCCTCCGCGAGGGGGGACGCCTCGCCGTCATCAGCTTCCATTCGCTCGAGGATCGGGCGATCAAGCAGCGCCTGCGCTGGCTCGCGTTCCGGTGCGCCTGCGGAAGGAGCGTCCATCCGTGCCGCTGCGGCCAGCCGAACCTCTTCACTCTTCTCAACCGCAAGCCACTGCGTCCCTCCGAGGACGAGGTGCGGGCCAACCCCCGCTGCCGGAGCGCCCGGATGAGGGCGGCCGAGCGAACGGGGGCCGGCGCGCCACGATGATCCAGACCGTCCCGCCCATCAGGAACCGTCATCTCGTCCGGGAGCTAGACCGCGGCCGCCTCAAGGAGCTCCTGCTGCTGGTCGCGCTCGTGGGAACGCTGCTGCTGCCGCTCCTCGCCTACGTGTGGAATCACATGGAGTACATCCGCGTGGGGTACGACATGGAGCGGTTGAAGAAGGATCGCGCGGCGCAGGTTCAGCTCAGGGAGCGGCTGCGGATCGAGAAGTCGAATCTCGAATCGCTGACGCGCGTGGAGCGGGAGGCCGCGGACACGCTTCATCTCGTGCCGTCGTCGGGCGCCCGGATCGATCTGACGGAAGAGGCGCCGAAGTCGGTCGCGATGTCCGGCCCCGTGCGCGCCCGCGGAACGGCGGACGAGGTGGTCCGGTGAGACTCCGGAAACCCGGGCGGGGATCGAAGACGCCTCGCAGGACAGGCATCTCCAGGCCTCGCCTCTGGATCGTCGCGATCTCGGGAATCGTCTGGGCTGGGTTCGTGGCCGCCACGCTCTACGACCTCCAGGTGGTGAGGACGCGCCAGATGAGCGAGCTGGCCCGGCGGCAGCAGGAACAGATCGTCACGGCGGATCCCCGGCGGGGGACGATTCTCGATCGCGTCGGCCGCGAGCTCGCCGTCTCGACCGACGTCTACTCGATCTACGCCGCGACCGCCGAGCTGAAGGACGTGGATTCCGCCTCCACCGCGCTCGCGCCGATCCTCGACGTGCCCCGGGATGTGATCCGGAGCAAGCTCGCGGGAGAGGGGTTTCCTCTCGTGCGGCGACGGGTGGCCCCCGACATCGCGGATCGCGTCCGATCGCTCAACCTCCAGGGGCTCCACCTCATCGCCGAGTCGAAGCGCTTCTACCCCCGCGGCAGCCTGGCGTCGCACGTGCTGGGCTTCGTGGGCCTCGACGATCCCCGCGCCCGCGAGGGGCTCGAGCGGCGCTACGACAGCGAGATCCGCGGCACGCCCGGGGCCTTCGTGGCGCTCCGGGACGCGCGCGGCAGCCACGTGCTGATGCAGGCGCGGCAGGAGCCGGTCCCGGGAAACGACATCGTCACGTCGCTCGACGAGGTGATCCAGCACACCGCGGAGCGGGAGCTCGCGGCGGCGCTCGAGGAGACCGGGGCGATCGCGGGGACGATCGTCGTGCTGCACACGCCGACCGGGGAGGTGCTCGCGATGACGAGCCTTCCCACGTTCAACCCCAACCACTACGGCGCCGCGGATCCGAACGCGCGGCGCAACCGCGCGGTCACAGACGTCTACGAGCCCGGGTCGACGTTCAAGATCGTGACCGCCGCCGCCGCGATCGAGGA contains:
- a CDS encoding division/cell wall cluster transcriptional repressor MraZ, which codes for MDEKGRLKIPSHYRQIIEGKFGREFYVTSLDGSFVRLYPFPVWLEIETKLLSVPSFDPVVSRFREAVTYYGATASMDKQGRLLVQAPLREKSKIVEEVSILGQLNYLDVWNRKKLDERVASRTFTEEDLKVLSDRGF
- the rsmH gene encoding 16S rRNA (cytosine(1402)-N(4))-methyltransferase RsmH produces the protein MLGEMLTAILPEREGLFVDTTVGLGGHAEAILAAFPKNRLIGIDRDASALEACAERLRPFGDRVELVHSDHRRLPEILAERGSPGVLGILADLGISSLQIGVPERGFSFQLDGPLDMRMDRSQTLTAARLIAATGEEELARIIFEYGDERKSRRIARAIVRERDSGPIETTAHLAAIVARAAGGGGRWQRIHPATRVFQALRIAVNDELAGLDAFVDATATALREGGRLAVISFHSLEDRAIKQRLRWLAFRCACGRSVHPCRCGQPNLFTLLNRKPLRPSEDEVRANPRCRSARMRAAERTGAGAPR
- a CDS encoding CoA-binding protein, with translation MTPRQLLEAYRIIAVVGLSPNPRRPSNEVSRFLISRGYTVIPVNPGHREILGLPSHRDLLSIGRPVEIVDIFRRSEEVPPIVDQAIEIGARVVWMQLGVVHEEAAEKARAAGLEVVMDRCPMIEMIRG